Within Solea solea chromosome 1, fSolSol10.1, whole genome shotgun sequence, the genomic segment aatatcataatatggcaggttgtgcaatgtttttctgaaaatggcatgggcgtaatcaagcagaggacagtgaaagtgcttgtggaactaggaaaagggcacagattatgcttgtgaaacttggacaatgatgagcctcgctggctccatcctatatcacctatcctactctcctccctctcctaaatctctatctctccctaaactctccaaactatctccaaactatataaacgctgtccaaactctagtatccaaactctccaaactatccaaactctcaactgaccgcaactctccttcaaaaacccacattttgaatggagcctatataggggtctatatagctgtaaaacctcgcgctaaatctgaaccacttcacgaagtaatcacgtggtacagctgggcagcgaggcttcggacgtcatcatttttggctcctcccctaaatgaagcaagcctcgatacgcgcatcgcggaaacgccccctcccctactcggcacacgcttcgaagcctcgaaacggaacgtcacatcactagttAAAGGTCATGAAACCAAATCAAagtcactgaaaaaaaagacttaaaaaaactaaatgtttttttcccaacacctttaatgcaaaacaaacatcaaagacAGAACTTTGTGAACAACGTGCAAATGTGTATTTACCAGAGGTCGCACTGTCACACTGTTTCCTATGTGAACGTGGACGAGAGGAAACTCTTTATAGTCTTTAAAGAGCAGAGGACAGTCAGAGCTTCTCTATGCCACAGCGGGGATGAAATACTGCAGCGACACATCCTCATGCAGCACAATCAGGTGGACGACCTGCTGATGGACGATGTCTGAGGAGACAAAGTCACCAGTCACCTCACGTTAGCTGCTTCACCTGAtaaaactgacgtttgtaaaccactcactctcccacaccaaaccgcagagagaaaatcagtgatttaagctgcggggacacaggagctgctggtcctctgctgccttgtgtggtcactttgtgtcactgagttaaatccaaatgaaggatttttaatgacgaattaacaataaaatacattagaacttagtgatggaggcagcagtggatcaacaactcttgtgtgtgatgtaggggtgggcgatatgacctaaaattaatatcacggtatttttcatcttttgaacggtgacggtataatatcacggtattactttttttggtaggttttgggaggagtacatattttttaataatattctaatctgatatttgtagttttttttcctttctgatccggtccccagaggaatcacggctaaacagaaaatacaaacagaaaaggacGTGACAAAttttctgaatatgaaatgttaggtTTACATAGTGTAACTTACCAATAGCgttgtgcagtctgtgtccaaaacatgcgagtctcgtatatttattaattatcagAGCGCGCACCATGTTTGCACCACTGTCAGTTGTCATGCACATCAGACGCGCTTTATCCAAGCACCAGTCAGAAAGTGCGTCCTTCAGGGAAGAAGGCGGTCTGGAGGCATCTGCTgcgcaacttccagtcattgtcaatgaaGTGGATGGTGAGGCTAATGTATGGCTCAGTAGTCCGGCTGGACCATAAATCCGAAGTGGCCGAGTAGGCGTCAAGGTGGCGAATTTCGTTCATTACTCTGTCCCGTACCTCCGTGTACAGCTCTGGCAAGTGCTCGTTACGCTAATTtaatggccactccccttttaccaccgaatatgttttacttttttatttgcaacaagatatacagtatataaagacatatattcagaccactgaacgtttgaagaaaatgtaatgcattattatttagaattaggAGATTATTGGCGCTCAATTGATTTATCACGGTATTGACGGTATTGCAAAATCCATATCATGGCGCAATGTCACACCGGTGCTGACTATGACACCGGTATACCGCCCACCCCtagtgtgatgttaaaatcactgactttttctatgaggtttggtgtggaagagtgagtggtttacaaacttcagtttcctgttgtaaagtctgtctaacagtgagataaagaagtGAATGTGTTCTTAAAGACgttgtagacttaaactgacgtagattttatgacacaagtcttttgttttgtggataaaatctttttttcccgccatgtgtgaagagtgtgcgtgtgtgcgcgcgctgaCACTCACTGCACATGGCCTTGCTGGGGTTGACCTGTTGTCCCACGAGGAACTGCTGCAGCCTCCTGATGTCCACCCTGGCCTCGGCCATGGCGTCTGCATCTCTGCGTCTCTGAGAGTTTCTCTGTGAGCCATCCTCACCTGCAGGGACAGGGAGGAAACGCCCACTCTTTCACTAAGATGTGTTCCATCCAATAATACACAGTGATGTCAGGCAGTCAATCATcaggtacagtatgtggtcaTTATTCAAAGTCATggaccaaacacaaacatgttcctCCTGgaggaaaggtcagaggtcaccgaGGTctgtgagaaataaataaataaatagcttcTCACCCCACGGAGGATTTCCCAGGTCTTTGAAGTGTGTGGTGACAGAAACCAGATCCGTTTCGATCTTTAGATTCATCTGTCCATTCAGGAAGGCCTCTATcacctgacaaacacacacacacacacacacacacacacacacagtgaccacacgaggcagcagaggaccagcagctcctgtgtccctgcagctaaaatcactgattttctctctgggctttggtgtgggagagtgagtggtttgcatactaacagtgagataaagatgtgatcatgtgacctagaTGTCGTAGACTTAGACTGAAGTAGATTTTAGTCTTTTATGAAGTGGCCAGTCTCCTTGAATTGTtgcaaaaacctgaactacGTCTTCGACAGCCGatagaaaaaggttaaataggTGGACAGCAGTGTTTTACTTAGTCAGACAAATCCATTGTTCATGTTGTGGGACATTAACGTTGATCATTCACTGAGTTTCTAGAAAAACACTCTGAACTGATCCTGTCCTTAAACTCAAGTCTGAGATTGTACCAGGAAGTTAGAGAGGTTCTTCATCCTGTCCACCACGTTCTTCATGGTCTTCAGAGGAGGCAGGTAGATactgacctgcacacacacacacacacacacagtgtaacaaACACCCTCTGCCTCTGAGAAGCTGCAGTGATGTGAGGTCACGCACATCAAAGTCCGGCATGGTCGGTTCTTTGAATTCGTGCCACAGTCTCCGGGGGATGACGTCGACCGGGACGTCGTGATTCACGATTCTCCCGATGCTGGACAGAGTTggctggggggggggattaaagAAGGACATTTATATTTGTCATAGATTACTACAACAGGAAAGAGAAGcttcgctctcccacaccaaacctcatcgagaaaatcagtgatttgagtCTAAAGGAAATATTTCAGATgccgaattcacaaaataatccaTTTGAGGCAGACatttggaggcagcagtggatcacacaactgtgtgtgtgatgttaaaatcactgattttctctgtggggtttggtgtgggagagtgagtggtttacaaacttctgtctaacagtgagataaagacgtgaacgtgagttaaaatgtgtgtggtggtggtcgTCACCAGCTCTGCAGCAATGCTCAGGCAGGGACAGTGTTTCTTGGTCAGCTTCACTTTGACGGCCTTGGCGTTCTGCACCGTCTTCAGGGCTCGGGACATATTCTCTGGAGACACTTCCAGACAAATCTCATTGTCTTCAGAGGAAACGCCCTCCATCTGGTACTCATCAAAGAAGTTGGCCTGCAGAAGGAGGAGGGGACGCAGTGAGGAGACGGATACAGACAGACCGACAACCCTCTGTCCGTGCGTGTGTTCTGTTGGATCTCACCTGCGACAGTTCGCACCACATGCTGACGCCTCCGTTGGCCACTTTACCGGAGAGAACGAAGAACAGGTTGTCGGGCGTCAATCGCAGCACACACGTCTTTGTCAGCTTTGAGATGGTGGTGACGACTCCTGGTGACGACACGGGAAACATCCACAAACTACATGTGAAATACTTCATCCTGAAACTAATTTCAGTTGAAATGAGTTGACAGTTATAGAAAATACTTTTTCATAAATGATGGatctaaaaatgtaaacatatgtTTTACAAAACTAATTTACACTTTTTACAAAGATTTAGTTTGGAAAACAAATCTCTACAAATCCTAAAACCAATGAACacaattttaaacaaattaaattttattaaaCAAATTTAAAACTTGTGAAACCTTTATGAATcctgttatatttattttttttaacaacattttaaatgaatcttcaccttttcaaaaaagtgacatttaaagtcaatgctctgctgccccctgcaggtttaAGAGGAGATTTgattttatcattattgttcttataaacacatgaaaaacagtGAGTCCGTTTTtaagaaaagttgtttttttttcatcacagacacaaaacatcatCAGATTATTCAAGAAAACAACGTTAGCTTCAtccaaaaatgaagaaaaatgacaacaatacaGACGTGGATCGAACGAAACTTAAGTCACAGTTAATAAAACACAACCTGGAAGAAGCAGAACGTTGATTTACAAAGTTGATACAAAAACTATGAATTCATGTATAAATCAGgtgatttgaaaataaaaagtcatcaAGTGTTCGTAAATCAAATGAACGTTTTTATGCTTAGTTACGCCGTAGACCAAACTTCACTacacgtttctgtgttttaaaggtgCCACATTACCACGAACAAACAGCTTTTAATACAAAAATGGAGGGTTATCTCAGTGCCTGTTAGGAGCCGAACTGAAGAGCGAGTTTAACGtgatataaaacaacaatttgaTTCAACTTTGTGTGAGACGATCTGATGTTGTTTCTTCGCGCGGGTGTGACAGATTACAGTGGGGACTGGTGGACGCTAACATGCTAGCAAATAGACTCACGGCTAAAGTGGTTGAGACACGCGACGTCCACGATTTTCCCGCGGAACTTCATCTGGACCCGCGGCTGAGAAACACGTTGTGGATTCGGGAACGGGTTCGGGTTCGGTTCTTCGGCTCACTCGGGTAGCGGCCGGAATGTTTCGATGACGCGCAGCCGCGTCTGTTTAATTCGGTCCGTGCGTGTCTGAGTTCCGACGGGAACAGCGACTGCGTGACGTCTGTTCCTATATTTGCTCTTCAGTCTTTTTGAGCttcatgaatattttctgtgtttattaataatctaaaaaatataaaatactgataatattgtgaatttAATCACTCACTGAAACTGACTTTTTGAAACATTAAATGTGATCATTACAAGAAAATAATTAGCACCTTTTTCCGCAGTTTAACCCATTTTAAGGCAGTAAtacggagcccctaaagggacatcgaaaaaaaaaaaactaaacgttTCTGGTGCGCACGGGATACTTTCTCGTGCTcacgagaaagtatctcgtgctcacgagaaagtatcttgtgcgcaccagaaagtatctcgtgcgcacGAGAAAGTAGTGTATGCGCGCGTGATGTCCGcgaacgcagttttaagatcatttgaggcgtgaaattagtcatttacaattcaaaaatgtggtttgtgtattaagatacgacgtatttatagtttggcagcgacggtatcggaggtgatcagccCCGCCTCAGCGGACACTCGCTGCGTACAGTGCgtggggcagagcagcgttacctcggcctgtcctgaagAAATGATCCGCTGacatcgctgtcattagatTAAGTCTCATCacagagtgttgataaatgaacaataaataaatactcttAATAAATGcgtatatattattttctcattttaaatatttaacttaatttatcaatatatttttaaagaaatatgtGTTCTCATGTATTAtattctgtgcttttattttaaagttgtaTGTTCAGTGAAGGTCACCTGAGCCTCTTAGGCCAATGAggtgttgtgattttttttgagtTACGGACATGGATGTATTGTTACGGACTGTGGCTAAGACATGGTGTGGACTTTTCCCTCCTAAAATGGCAGAAGAGATAGAAAACGTAACAtacagtgtatgtatatgtatgtccacaggaggattgtgtgtgtgtgtgtgggggggggggcgctgtgccaatctcagctgacattcaaagtcaaaataaataaaatattaataatatacaaactttcaaactgtcaggtcgaaacgtttacattaaaaacaaaataacgggtcaacaacaaatctatcgaTCACCATCTAATGGCAGCGATgtcagcggatcatttcatcatgacaggccgaggtaacacCTGTCTCTGCCCCACGCACTGTACGCAGCGAGTGTCCGCTGAGGCGGGGCTGATCACCTCCTATACCGtcgcacgagatactttctggtgcgcaccaGAAACGTttagaattttgttttttttcaatgtccctttaggggctccgtaCAGTTACGTATCGTTTTTACAGATTAAAAGCACAAATTACATACTCTAGAATATGTCATTGATTAAAAAGGTgatttttattgctttattatttattattttattaattctgtcaaatgttattaaatgactttttgttaaatgatttccatttttttacaaaataattttcACTCCTCATCTCCATATtaacttttatttgttatttgcttCTATATTTGGCTTTATTTCATAACTTTGACATTTGATTAAATGATTTAGGTTTTGATAAAATGGTTCTGactcattattttatttcttcacttttttattaCTCTATCACAtactttttgccttttttataatttatttagacttttatattgaatttgcatgtcattttaatctctatatttaacttTCACTAATTTCATACAAACTTTGATTATGTGGacgttttaatgtttttattgtaataatgaCTGAATGAGTGTTATTTTGTCATGAAAGCAGGAGTGGGTACATGTGGGTGTTTTGTGCTGACTGGGATCATCTGGATCTTCCGCCCCCTCAGGGCGTGgacagaaaaggaggaggagctaacacacacacacaccgacgtACAGCAGCAGGCCAGAACAGATCAGACCAGAACCAGACCAGAACCAGGATGAGGGAGATAGTTCACATCCAGGCAGGACAGTGTGGGAACCAGATTGGGACAAAGGTACAGACTCAGTTTATTCACTGGATTAAAACCAGTGATCACATGATCATTAAATCATACatgttaaaatctgttttaagaCTTTAACTGAACAActttgttactgtgtgtgtgtgtgtgcgtgtgcgtgtgtgtgtatgtatgtgtgtgtctctctgtgtgtgtgagtgtgtatgtatgtgtgtgtgtgagtgtgtgtcatcaGTTAATGTGATTTTTCATCTGATTTAAACAAACGTCAGTGATGAAGATaaaggagagggggaggggctaaAGTCTGTGAGCCACTGTGAGACTATTCAAAgaatctgacacacacacgcgcaagcacacacattacattacatgtcatttggcagacgcttttatccaaagcaacttacaataagtgcatttcaacattttgggtacaaacaagatcTAGAAGTAAGTAGTAAGCCATactacacacagacatacacacacacacacaggcacacacacaaacacacacatattgatcCTCTCTCTTATTGATCGATCAGTTTTGGGAGGTGATCAGCGATGAACACGGCATCGACGCAGCAGGAAACTACGCGGGCGACTCAGCACTTCAGCTGGAGCGAGTCAGCGTTTACTACACAGAGGCGTCCTGTGAGTCAGCGACAGTCTCCACTGAGCCACCGCACACGcacactgtctctgtctgaactttgatgtttctgtgttgttCATGTTGACAAGCAGCAGGGGGTGCTGATACTCAGTGAAGTTTGTCAGATTAGATTTGGTAAAAAGTCAATGTTGAAATATTTGTGTGACGTGATGTTGCAAAAGCTAATCAGTGTTGACAGAAAAGACGGAAAAGTTAGCACAGGATGATGGACGGATATTTGCAGGTTGTGTTTTCCAGCAGTCACGCAAATAAACATCGCAATTCTGCGACCAAACTCACTTTCCTTGGAAATTTGCAAATAATGTATTGGTGTGAAAGTGTGTATGTCATCACTGAACAGGAAGTGGAGAGAACATGCGACGTTGTCGtcatggtgcgttccatttgttgtAACTTGGAATTTCCAAGGTCACTTTTACTGGTAGTTTGCACTTTCGTAGAAATGTTGCTACGATGTTTATGTGCGGCAACTTCTGAGTTCCGATGTAACTAGAACGCGGCCTTTCATGTCGAGTTTTACAGcgtcagacaaacacagaaacagaacctgTTGTAaaccagacaggaagtgacaccaCACGGtttcctgtgtttgtgcagcacaTAAATATGTCCCCCGCTCTGTGCTCGTCGACCTGGAGCCAGGAACCATGGACAGTGTTCGCTCAGGAGCCTTTGGACAACTGTTCAGACCAGACAACTTCATCtttggtaacacacacacacacacacactcaaacagctGTCATGGGCGTCGCCTTCATGtttcatcatgtgtttgtgGAGATGGTTTTatatttcactcacacacacactcacacgcacgtgttctctcttctgattggtcgCTCACAGGTCAGACAGGTGCAGGGAACAACTGGGCCAAAGGTCACTATACGGAGGGGGCGGAGCTCGTGGACTCAGTGCTGGACGTTGTGAGAAAGGAGTGCGAGCACTGCGACTGTCTCCAGGTGACCTCCGACAACACGGCCTCTCATTAGCTGCTTTAAATCACAGAGGGCGGGGCAAGGCggtggggtagctcagtggttaagaccggtaccctgtgtgcaaaagacatcgtGATTGCAAGTTCAGCTCCACCCCTGGctggttgtactcaattcccttgtaagtcgctttggataaaagcgtctgctaaatgacatgtaatgtaatgtaatgcaagagtaactcataataataattacgcTTTCAAGTGAAGTTGGGtataaacattgtgtttttaagaaCTTAGACCACGTGAACGTATTCACAGAAACGTTTGAAAGCAACATGCTCAGTGTTATAATATTAAAGTTGTAAGAACGCAGTTGCTAGGTAATGATATACAGTCTGTGATCATCGCTAGTTAACTACTAACTTGGTTTGAGTCAGAACTCGCAGAAGTTTCCACTTACGACATCGTGAGTACGACATAAAAACGCAACATTTTCAACTTTTTCATAGCAGTGCGACTTCACTCTTGTGAATCACTACTTATTCCTCATAATACTGGTGTTTTGTAaggaatattacgactttttttcttcactgtaaTACTAAGACTCTTCTTGTCGTATTATGACAGGAATATAAACATTTACGCTGTTAATgttgtgactttttctttctgtaaAACTCTTGGATAATTGCGACTATCTTGACTATCTAGACGTCACAGGAGTCGTTTCATGTTGAATATTTTGTTTTCGCAGGGATTCCAGCTGACTCACTCACTTGGCGGCGGCACCGGCTCGGGAATGGGAACGCTGCTGATCAGCAAGATCCGGGAGGAATATCCGGACCGGATCATGAACACCTTCAGCGTGATGCCGTCGCCTAAGGTACGACTCGCTTCTTCAACCCTGAGTCAGTCGGAAGCATCATAAATACCTACAACGCCCTCTAGGAGCTACATTTTTCCCGTTCCTTCAGAATTAAGGATAGCGTGAATGTTTCTCTTGTAAAATTTGGAATATTCAGGTTttgagttttattattattattctaacgTTTTACAAATACTACTTATGAAAACAGTGACCCCTGCAGCTACAGTATGTCATTACACGGCAGTAGCCTCAGACGCTAACACCATCGTCCTGGTTATAAATCTTCATTAATTAGAATTTTGTTTGTTGGGGAACAATACGACTTGTTCCTTACGACTTTTCTTGTAGtgtaacagctttttttttcataactcGTGAATCACAACCTTTTCTCAAATTTGCTACTTTTTACTCAAGACTTTTTTCATAATCGTATGAAGTCTTTACTTTTTTCTTCATACGATTTTATCCTCTTAACTTCTTcattgtaatattacgacttttctCGTAGCATAACTCTTTTTTAACAATATTACGATATGTTATTTTccctcgtaatattacgacttacAACGCAGTTAACAAcccacaaaatggccgcctctcTGGCA encodes:
- the hus1 gene encoding checkpoint protein HUS1 codes for the protein MKFRGKIVDVACLNHFSRVVTTISKLTKTCVLRLTPDNLFFVLSGKVANGGVSMWCELSQANFFDEYQMEGVSSEDNEICLEVSPENMSRALKTVQNAKAVKVKLTKKHCPCLSIAAELPTLSSIGRIVNHDVPVDVIPRRLWHEFKEPTMPDFDVSIYLPPLKTMKNVVDRMKNLSNFLVIEAFLNGQMNLKIETDLVSVTTHFKDLGNPPWGEDGSQRNSQRRRDADAMAEARVDIRRLQQFLVGQQVNPSKAMCNIVHQQVVHLIVLHEDVSLQYFIPAVA